The following coding sequences are from one Rhinoraja longicauda isolate Sanriku21f chromosome 37, sRhiLon1.1, whole genome shotgun sequence window:
- the kank2 gene encoding KN motif and ankyrin repeat domain-containing protein 2 produces MADVLPMKTNFSGGADLTTGTEARGSEGNLPYSVETPYGFHLDLDFVKYVDDIEKGNTIKKVHIHRRPRGCSYTGSWWTSTESLCSNASGDSRHSSYSTCSRGNYTPGCGYGYGRGPPGPPGAHNSRVEKTLLETRRRLEEEPMGGGEGKRSRYSSIGSLHGGSTSSLSGLGQPWARLPSHNGPQGGTFTPLSSGLATPSTPSPGHLHNIREQMAAALRRLRELEDQVKMVPVLQVKISVLQEEKRQLSVQLKSQKFLGHPASWGAQRASQPRGELFIDIPEEEDHGVGQSDRGSPLSPALRKLTQADQGGPANRRPPTLRSVGIWVREADLGITPSSLQREADHHRHLSQLLARKISGLERRLREAGLELEARKEAEDKGCQAEVPCSARALEGVAAGRRGGQGGRVGAPPPLPPPRDPTPGPREGGDGGAAPEVGTFKEVPAKLVSCTIVTTLASTCEELPPLMTSASTVRPQRPGPSPALLRQAVRQLTCDTASRGDHEAGAPVRPPGIPEVPRPVSETVHELGTSMPGPALHQRPEEGSRHLVRLREPDPSSDDSTRPVSPHGAQLKSIMKKKENGAVPDSPPTKKSLQFIGVNGGYESTSSEESATESGPSESEGESTESDYHEASERLPGEQAERAGSVAPGAGPAPETKSPPPVPAEPHREAGSPPETETESTRESAERSGSKSEGEKQVRNVTGEERVREVVPGQETEARVTSGPEQPETTPQPEIPSPQQETDSITFALTEGLISACVTLQKHLSDPEGFTNKDVRVSYLTVQQEWLLVSSPKAADVETVRRYLAVFKAMSPGLLELIVNMADGNGNTTLHYTVSHSNFPIVKLLLDTGACNLDKQNKAGYTSIMLASLAALQSNSDMQTVMQLFRQGNVNAKASQAGQTALMLAVSHGRTEMVKVLLACGADACVQDDDGSTALMCACEHGHAEIVALLLATPTCNVTLADNDGSTALSIAVESGQKDIAALLHKHLSQTAAAGPSTGTTAPAQPAAHPCPPEAQV; encoded by the exons ATGGCGGACGTGCTGCCGATGAAGACCAACTTCTCCG GTGGTGCCGACCTGACCACTGGCACGGAGGCCAGGGGGAGCGAGGGGAACCTGCCCTACTCGGTGGAGACGCCCTACGGCTTCCACCTGGACTTGGACTTTGTCAAGTACGTGGACGACATCGAGAAGGGCAACACCATCAAGAAGGTCCACATCCACCGGCGGCCGCGGGGCTGCAGCTACACCGGCTCCTGGTGGACCTCCACCGAGTCTCTCTGCTCCAACGCCAGCGGTGACAGCCGCCACTCCTCCTACTCCACCTGCAGCCGCGGCAACTACACGCCGGGCTGCGGCTACGGCTACGGccgcggcccgccgggtccgcccGGCGCCCACAACTCCCGGGTGGAGAAGACCCTGCTGGAGACACGCCGGAGGCTGGAGGAGGAGCCGATGGGGGGCGGGGAGGGCAAGAGGTCGCGCTACTCCAGCATCGGCAGCCTGCACGGCGGCTCCACCAGCTCGCTCAGCGGCCTTGGGCAACCCTGGGCCAGGCTGCCCTCCCACAACGGCCCCCAGGGGGGCACGTTCACCCCGCTGAGCTCCGGCCTGGCCACCCCGTCCACCCCCAGCCCCGGCCACCTCCACAACATCCGCGAGCAGATGGCGGCCGCCCTGCGCCGCCTGCGGGAGCTGGAGGACCAGGTGAAGATGGTGCCCGTCCTCCAGGTGAAGATCTCGGTGCTGCAGGAGGAGAAGAGGCAGCTGAGCGTCCAGCTGAAGAGCCAGAAGTTCCTGGGGCACCCGGCCAGCTGGGGGGCCCAGAGGGCCAGCCAGCCCAGGGGGGAGCTCTTCATCGACATACCCGAGGAAGAGGACCACGGGGTGGGGCAGTCAGACCGAGGGTCTCCTCTCTCCCCGGCTCTGAGGAAGCTGACCCAGGCCGACCAGGGGGGCCCGGCCAACAGGAGACCCCCCACCCTCAGGAGCGTTGGCATCTGGGTGAGGGAGGCGGACTTGGGCATCACTCCGTCCTCACTGCAGAGAGAGGCCGATCACCATCGCCACCTCTCCCAGCTCCTCGCCAGGAAGATCTCCGGGCTGGAGCGGAGGCTGAGGGAGGCCGGGCTGGAGCTAGAGGCCAGGAAGGAGGCGGAGGACAAGGGATGCCAGGCCGAGGTGCCCTGCTCTGCCCGGGCACTCGAGGGTGTCGCGGCCGGGCGGAGAGGTGGccaggggggtagggtgggggcgcCTCCGCCACTGCCGCCGCCGCGCGACCCCACCCCCGGGCCCCGGGAGGGCGGGGACGGGGGGGCGGCCCCCGAGGTGGGGACCTTCAAGGAGGTGCCGGCCAAGCTGGTGAGCTGCACCATCGTGACCACCCTGGCCTCCACCTGCGAGGAGCTGCCCCCCCTGATGACCAGCGCCAGCACCGTGCGGCCCCAGCGCCCCGGACCCAGCCCCGCACTGCTGCGGCAGGCCGTGCGCCAGCTCACATGCGACAcag CTTCCCGCGGGGACCACGAGGCTGGGGCTCCAGTGCGGCCCCCTGGGATCCCCGAGGTGCCTCGGCCAGTCTCGGAGACGGTGCATGAACTGGGCACCTCAATGCCAGGCCCGGCCCTGCACCAACGCCCAGAGGAAGGCAGTCGGCACCTGGTGAGACTGAGGGAGCCAGACCCATCCTCAGATGACTCCACAAGGCCAG TTTCCCCGCATGGAGCGCAACTGAAATCCATCATGAAAAAGAAGGAGAATGGAGCAGTTCCCGACAGCCCTCCGACGAAGAAGAGCCTGCAGTTTATTGGCGTCAATGGCGG GTACGAGTCCACGTCGTCGGAAGAGTCCGCCACTGAGAGTGGACCGAGCGAGTCAGAGGGGGAGAGCACAGAGAGTGATTACCACGAGGCCAGCGAGAGGCTGCCTGGAGAGCAGGCGGAGAGGGCAGGCAGCGTGGCACCTGGTGCAggcccagcgccggagaccaagaGCCCACCGCCCGTcccagccgagccacaccgggaaGCCGGGAGTCCaccggagacggagacggagagcaCACGGGAATCAGCGGAGCGGAGCGGGAGCAAGTCTGAGGGAGAGAAGCAAGTGCGGAATGTCACGGGCGAGGAGCGTGTGAGGGAGGTGGTGCCGGGACAAGAAACAGAGGCAAGAGTCACATCGGGGCCAGAACAGCCAGAAACGACCCCTCAGCCTGAAATACCGAGCCCGCAGCAGGAAACAGACAGCATCAC GTTTGCGCTGACAGAGGGCTTGATCTCAGCATGCGTAACTCTGCAGAAACATCTGAGTGATCCGGAGGGCTTCACGAACAAAGACGTG AGGGTGAGCTACCTCACGGTGCAGCAGGAGTGGCTCCTGGTGTCCAGCCCCAAGGCAGCCGATGTGGAGACGGTGCGGCGATACCTGGCCGTGTTCAAGGCGATGTCCCCAGGCCTCCTGGAGCTGATCGTCAACATGGCCGACGGCAACGGGAACACCACGCTCCACTACACCGTCTCGCACTCCAACTTCCCCATTGTCAAGCTGCtgctggacacag GTGCCTGCAACCTGGACAAGCAGAACAAAGCGGGTTACACCTCCATCATGTTGGCTTCGCTCGCTGCCCTGCAGAGCAACAGTGACATGCAGACCGTCATGCAACTCTTCCGCCAGGGTAACGTCAACGCCAAGGCCAGCCAG GCGGGTCAGACGGCTCTGATGCTGGCGGTCAGCCACGGCCGCACGGAGATGGTGAAGGTCCTGCTGGCGTGCGGGGCGGACGCCTGCGTACAGGATGACGACGGGTCGACGGCGCTGATGTGCGCCTGTGAACACGGCCACGCCGAGATCGTCGCGCTCCTGCTCGCCACGCCCACCTGCAACGTGACACTGGCAGACaac